One region of Psychrobacter sp. DAB_AL43B genomic DNA includes:
- the ilvD gene encoding dihydroxy-acid dehydratase gives MDYRSKTSTGGRNMAGARALWRATGMTDDDFGKPIIAISNSFTQFVPGHVHLKDLGQLVAREIEKAGGVAKEFNTIAVDDGIAMGHSGMLYSLPSRDLIADSVEYMVNAHCADALVCISNCDKITPGMLMAAMRLNIPVVFISGGPMEAGKIIASTVAHSHNNDGGSDAQSVDSKGNAIRKLDLVDAMMDAADDSISDEDVLAIESSACPTCGSCSGMFTANSMNCLTEALGLALPGNGSLLATHSLRRELFLEAGRTIVALAKRRYEQDDDSVLPRSIATKAAFENAMTLDIAMGGSTNTILHLLAAANEAEVDFKMHDIDRLSRGVPCLAKVAPASQKYHMEDVHRAGGVFALLAELDRAGLLKTDLPTIHSATMKEAIDKWDIMNPENLEARARYIAAPGGVRTTQAFSQSKEWSNLDVNRESGCIRSAQHAYSTDGGLAVLYGNIAERGCVVKTAGVDDSILVFTGRARIFESQDDAVAAVLADSIVAGDVVIIRYEGPKGGPGMQEMLYPTTYLKSKGLGKECALLTDGRFSGGTSGLSIGHASPEAAEGGAIGLVMEGDTIHIDIPSRTINMQVSDAELAARREEMESRGRDAWKPVSRERHVTPALRAYAAMTTSADTGAVRDVSQVER, from the coding sequence ATGGATTATCGCTCAAAAACTTCTACCGGCGGTCGTAATATGGCAGGTGCGCGAGCACTATGGCGCGCAACTGGCATGACGGATGACGACTTTGGCAAACCTATTATTGCTATTTCTAACTCATTTACCCAGTTTGTACCTGGGCATGTGCATCTGAAAGACTTAGGACAATTGGTCGCGCGCGAGATTGAAAAAGCGGGCGGCGTCGCAAAAGAGTTCAATACTATTGCAGTCGATGACGGTATTGCCATGGGACACAGCGGCATGTTGTACTCGTTGCCAAGTCGCGACCTAATTGCTGACTCTGTTGAATATATGGTCAATGCTCACTGTGCAGATGCATTAGTTTGTATTTCTAACTGCGATAAAATCACCCCAGGTATGTTGATGGCAGCTATGCGCCTCAATATTCCAGTGGTATTTATTTCAGGTGGCCCAATGGAAGCGGGTAAAATTATCGCCAGTACCGTGGCACACAGTCATAACAATGACGGCGGAAGTGATGCGCAAAGTGTTGACAGTAAAGGTAATGCCATTCGTAAGCTTGACCTCGTTGATGCGATGATGGATGCCGCTGATGACAGCATTAGTGATGAAGATGTGTTGGCGATTGAAAGCTCAGCCTGTCCTACTTGTGGTTCGTGCTCTGGTATGTTTACCGCCAACTCTATGAACTGCTTGACCGAAGCATTAGGATTGGCTTTACCGGGTAATGGCTCACTATTGGCAACGCACTCGCTACGTCGCGAGCTGTTTTTAGAAGCGGGTCGCACTATTGTTGCACTAGCCAAACGTCGCTATGAGCAAGATGATGATTCGGTGCTACCGCGCTCAATCGCCACTAAAGCGGCCTTTGAAAATGCCATGACCTTAGATATCGCGATGGGCGGCTCTACCAATACCATTTTGCATCTGCTTGCTGCTGCTAACGAAGCCGAGGTTGACTTTAAGATGCACGATATTGACCGTTTAAGTCGCGGTGTCCCTTGCCTTGCCAAAGTTGCACCGGCTTCACAAAAGTATCATATGGAAGATGTGCATCGTGCTGGCGGTGTATTTGCGCTATTAGCCGAGCTTGATCGTGCCGGCTTGCTCAAAACTGACTTGCCGACCATTCATAGCGCGACGATGAAAGAAGCGATTGATAAATGGGATATTATGAATCCTGAAAATCTTGAAGCGCGTGCACGATACATTGCAGCCCCAGGCGGCGTACGTACGACTCAGGCATTCTCACAATCGAAAGAGTGGTCGAACCTCGACGTCAACCGTGAGTCAGGTTGTATTCGTAGTGCCCAGCATGCTTATTCAACAGATGGTGGTCTGGCGGTATTGTACGGTAATATTGCGGAACGCGGTTGCGTGGTCAAAACCGCTGGCGTCGATGACAGCATCTTAGTCTTTACTGGTCGTGCGCGTATTTTTGAGTCACAGGATGACGCAGTCGCCGCCGTATTAGCTGACAGCATCGTCGCCGGTGATGTCGTTATCATCCGCTACGAAGGCCCTAAAGGTGGTCCGGGTATGCAAGAAATGCTCTACCCAACGACTTATCTGAAATCTAAAGGTTTGGGTAAAGAGTGTGCGCTACTGACCGATGGTCGTTTCTCTGGTGGTACATCAGGCTTATCAATCGGTCATGCCAGCCCTGAAGCCGCTGAAGGCGGTGCGATTGGTTTAGTCATGGAAGGCGATACTATTCATATTGATATCCCAAGCCGTACGATTAATATGCAGGTGAGTGATGCAGAATTAGCTGCTCGTCGCGAAGAGATGGAAAGTCGTGGTCGAGATGCTTGGAAGCCTGTGAGCCGCGAGCGCCATGTGACACCTGCGCTACGTGCCTATGCGGCGATGACTACCAGTGCGGATACTGGCGCGGTACGTGATGTGAGTCAAGTAGAGCGCTAA
- a CDS encoding cation:proton antiporter, which yields MIENYNLFLLVCGIAFLSGALFPILFKRTPISLPMLQVSFGLLMGYWWTSLAFLNPIDNGLIIEKLTEIVVLVSLVGAGIKIDTKLSWQLWRPTMRLLIITMPIGIFAMAVLGYYAFGMTLGAAILLGAVLAPTDPVLASSIQVGPPNTGGEDTPRFTLTSEAGLNDGLAFPFVYLAIKIAEAYNGGQRFTGEMLWSWFTHDVLWKVGAGLLVGIIVGKVMAKLVFSKYSREMTISQGYVVIALTLLAYGLAEYVHSYGFIAVFIAAFVFRRSEHEHSYHHKLHDFAEQSEGLLMSLVLVIFGMFLGQGLQAGVELTWRVYIVSFTFLLLIRPLGGIIALSGLNLPRTEKYAISALGIRGIGTLYYLSYALNQGFFNDEDALKLWIVCSIVILTSIFIHGLSAVRLLKMTPNKPHQ from the coding sequence ATGATTGAAAATTATAATTTATTCTTATTGGTCTGCGGCATTGCCTTCTTATCTGGCGCCCTGTTTCCCATCCTTTTTAAACGCACTCCCATCTCATTGCCTATGTTACAGGTGAGCTTTGGCTTACTAATGGGCTATTGGTGGACGAGTCTGGCGTTTCTCAACCCTATCGATAATGGTCTGATTATCGAAAAATTGACGGAAATTGTGGTATTGGTTTCTTTGGTCGGTGCTGGTATCAAAATTGATACCAAGCTATCTTGGCAACTATGGCGCCCAACGATGCGCCTATTGATCATCACTATGCCGATTGGTATTTTTGCGATGGCAGTCTTAGGCTACTATGCCTTTGGTATGACACTGGGCGCAGCAATCTTATTGGGCGCCGTACTTGCCCCTACCGATCCCGTGCTGGCATCAAGCATACAGGTTGGGCCACCTAACACTGGTGGCGAAGATACACCGCGTTTTACGCTAACGTCAGAAGCTGGATTGAATGATGGCTTGGCGTTTCCTTTTGTCTATCTCGCGATTAAGATAGCGGAAGCCTATAACGGAGGACAGCGTTTTACGGGTGAGATGCTTTGGTCATGGTTTACCCACGATGTGCTATGGAAAGTTGGCGCAGGTTTGCTGGTTGGTATTATCGTTGGCAAAGTAATGGCAAAACTGGTGTTTTCGAAGTACAGCCGTGAGATGACTATTTCTCAAGGCTATGTAGTGATAGCCCTCACTCTGCTAGCATATGGACTGGCAGAATATGTCCATAGCTACGGTTTTATTGCGGTATTTATAGCAGCATTTGTATTCCGCCGCTCAGAACATGAGCATAGTTATCATCATAAACTGCATGATTTCGCTGAACAATCAGAAGGTTTGCTGATGTCGTTGGTACTCGTCATCTTTGGCATGTTCCTTGGTCAAGGTCTACAAGCTGGGGTCGAGCTGACGTGGCGCGTCTATATTGTCAGTTTCACTTTTTTATTGCTGATTCGCCCGCTTGGGGGGATTATTGCCTTATCCGGACTTAATCTACCCCGTACTGAAAAGTATGCTATTTCCGCACTGGGTATTCGCGGTATTGGCACCTTGTACTATTTGTCTTATGCACTCAACCAAGGATTTTTCAACGATGAAGATGCCCTGAAACTTTGGATAGTATGCTCAATTGTGATTTTAACGTCTATTTTTATCCATGGTTTAAGCGCAGTAAGGCTACTGAAAATGACACCAAATAAGCCGCATCAATAG
- a CDS encoding serine hydrolase domain-containing protein, with protein MINNDENNKQDSNKHINPKIQQRLQQLLTDLQLDDAPAGGALVVYQAGKCIAQASVGMARSDLSWSSNTLSLNFSTGKGILATLTHVLVSQQMLDYDLPIAHYWPAFAAQGKAQITLRNVMSHQANVFSIQSIEVDNDTVLDWEVMLEKVAAMPTTVPENAALYDSAYSALVYGWVLGGVIEAVTDMPLAEALHHYLTHPLGIVDSCYFGVPDSKVSKVARLVKNFDVVAQEGSQESRQQSAQARPRRSKPVLRADSENTLHTYTSLPSYACWQKKAIKNQITVDKTDSEIVDEIPSLDTAQINRLYFNNSQLNLKNYKAALVLANKQPIDYYDKQTLQAIIPAANGVASAHALATIYAMLANGGVWQGQTLIDEKTFKQLSTPQVTGMDAVMPAHMDWRLGYHRRFSVCQGDGFNEAISDTNNNTENDTENDTEQAFGHMGYNGSVAWCDPARQLSFAFIHNFDVTMLNDIRQFALTEAVLALVDSEI; from the coding sequence ATGATAAATAATGATGAAAATAATAAACAAGACTCTAATAAACATATCAATCCTAAGATTCAGCAACGCTTACAGCAGCTACTAACGGATTTACAGCTTGATGATGCGCCAGCAGGTGGCGCGCTGGTGGTTTACCAAGCTGGGAAGTGTATCGCGCAGGCGAGTGTCGGTATGGCACGATCAGACTTGTCATGGAGTTCTAATACGTTGTCGCTTAATTTTTCTACTGGTAAGGGTATATTAGCAACATTAACTCACGTATTGGTATCGCAGCAGATGCTTGATTATGATCTACCTATTGCTCATTATTGGCCAGCCTTTGCAGCGCAGGGAAAAGCACAAATTACCTTGCGTAACGTTATGTCTCATCAGGCCAATGTATTTTCGATTCAGAGTATTGAGGTAGATAATGACACGGTGCTTGATTGGGAGGTAATGCTCGAAAAAGTCGCAGCAATGCCAACAACCGTACCTGAAAATGCCGCATTATATGACAGCGCTTATAGTGCGTTGGTGTATGGCTGGGTATTAGGAGGCGTGATAGAAGCAGTCACTGATATGCCATTGGCTGAGGCGCTACATCATTATTTGACGCACCCTTTGGGCATTGTAGATAGCTGCTATTTTGGCGTACCAGACAGCAAAGTAAGCAAGGTTGCACGATTGGTTAAGAATTTTGATGTAGTAGCGCAAGAGGGCAGTCAAGAAAGCCGCCAGCAGTCAGCACAAGCGCGTCCTCGCCGTAGTAAACCAGTCTTAAGAGCGGACTCTGAAAATACTCTACATACTTATACAAGCTTACCAAGTTATGCTTGTTGGCAGAAAAAAGCGATAAAAAACCAAATAACAGTAGATAAAACGGATAGTGAAATTGTTGATGAAATACCAAGCTTAGATACCGCACAGATCAATCGCTTATATTTTAATAACAGTCAGCTCAATCTCAAAAATTATAAGGCTGCTCTCGTACTTGCCAATAAACAACCTATTGATTATTACGATAAACAGACGCTACAGGCAATCATACCCGCTGCCAATGGTGTGGCTTCAGCGCACGCCCTAGCGACTATCTATGCGATGCTAGCCAATGGTGGCGTGTGGCAAGGGCAAACACTGATTGATGAGAAAACTTTTAAACAATTATCAACTCCGCAAGTCACTGGCATGGATGCGGTGATGCCCGCCCATATGGATTGGCGTTTGGGCTATCATCGTCGATTTAGTGTCTGCCAAGGTGATGGTTTCAATGAGGCTATAAGCGATACTAACAATAATACCGAAAATGATACTGAAAATGATACTGAGCAAGCCTTTGGTCATATGGGCTATAACGGCTCGGTTGCTTGGTGTGACCCTGCGCGGCAATTGTCTTTTGCCTTTATCCATAACTTTGATGTGACTATGCTCAATGATATCCGTCAGTTTGCGCTGACTGAAGCAGTATTAGCGTTGGTTGATTCTGAGATTTAA
- a CDS encoding beta-lactamase hydrolase domain-containing protein has product MTLLENAINPTQADNSAAINQSAANQPKDNTVADNGINLAAIFEPYFRPDENTIVCGALDDEKVAALAAAGVELVINLQPDDELSFEERAAVERAGMYYEQLPISGVEDLKQLKILAFDNILRQYHGKKIVMHCGSGNRAGAVMALRAGWLRGRKMDTAMERGRSHGLTKLAEEVHNRLLVPR; this is encoded by the coding sequence ATGACTTTACTTGAAAATGCGATCAATCCAACCCAAGCTGATAACTCAGCAGCTATAAACCAAAGCGCTGCTAATCAGCCTAAAGACAATACTGTTGCTGATAACGGCATCAATCTCGCAGCTATTTTCGAGCCTTATTTTCGCCCTGATGAAAACACCATTGTATGCGGTGCGCTTGATGACGAAAAAGTGGCGGCCTTGGCAGCAGCTGGGGTTGAATTGGTGATCAATTTACAACCTGATGATGAGTTGAGCTTTGAGGAGCGCGCGGCTGTTGAGCGCGCAGGTATGTATTATGAGCAGTTACCTATCAGCGGTGTTGAAGATTTAAAACAGCTTAAAATATTGGCATTTGATAATATATTACGTCAGTATCATGGTAAAAAAATAGTCATGCATTGTGGTTCTGGTAATCGTGCAGGAGCAGTAATGGCGCTGCGAGCCGGTTGGTTACGTGGGCGTAAAATGGATACGGCTATGGAGCGTGGACGCAGTCATGGTCTCACCAAACTTGCAGAAGAAGTCCATAATCGCCTATTAGTACCGCGCTAA
- a CDS encoding MaoC family dehydratase: protein MSDKHYDALPKAHTTYANIVKSLLPIGNGKVSRDELPQATYYVDDLHIDQSNLNDYRKICGFADNGKVPITYFSVLSQTLQMNMMVKEPFPFAMLGLVHVDNSVTQYRPIGERETVAMAVTFDNLRDHAQGQQFDFVTTVKSQDEIIWQGTSTYLSRSKKPASSKDKKSTPRPVTVKPTVNEEGVHSIFEVPEDIGRRYAFVSGDFNLIHLHPLSARAFGFPKAIAHGMWSKAKCLAMMDELPDACTVEVSFKLPIFLPAEVELIADSLAQLQSAEDSCEFGLFSSKNDKPHLVGVIKLQDANQ, encoded by the coding sequence ATCGGCAATGGTAAAGTCAGTCGCGATGAGTTGCCGCAAGCGACTTACTATGTGGACGATTTGCATATTGACCAAAGCAACCTTAACGATTACCGTAAGATTTGTGGCTTTGCTGACAACGGCAAAGTGCCTATTACGTATTTTTCTGTGTTATCACAAACTTTGCAGATGAACATGATGGTCAAAGAGCCATTTCCGTTTGCTATGTTAGGTCTGGTACACGTTGATAACAGCGTGACCCAGTATCGCCCTATTGGCGAGCGTGAAACGGTTGCAATGGCGGTGACGTTTGATAATTTACGTGATCATGCGCAAGGTCAGCAGTTCGATTTTGTTACCACTGTAAAATCACAGGATGAAATCATTTGGCAGGGAACGTCTACTTATTTATCACGTAGCAAAAAACCTGCCAGTAGTAAGGATAAAAAAAGCACCCCGCGTCCAGTGACGGTTAAGCCGACAGTCAATGAAGAGGGTGTGCATAGTATCTTTGAAGTGCCAGAAGATATCGGTCGTCGTTATGCGTTTGTTTCAGGCGACTTTAATCTTATCCATCTGCATCCGCTATCAGCGCGCGCCTTTGGTTTTCCAAAAGCAATCGCTCATGGCATGTGGTCAAAAGCCAAATGTTTGGCAATGATGGATGAGCTGCCGGATGCTTGCACGGTTGAGGTATCATTTAAGCTACCTATTTTCTTGCCAGCAGAAGTAGAGCTTATCGCTGATTCGTTGGCGCAGTTACAAAGCGCAGAAGACAGTTGTGAGTTTGGGCTATTTAGCTCTAAAAACGACAAGCCGCATCTTGTAGGTGTGATTAAGTTGCAGGATGCAAACCAGTAA